A genomic window from Salvia splendens isolate huo1 chromosome 11, SspV2, whole genome shotgun sequence includes:
- the LOC121755504 gene encoding auxin response factor 6-like isoform X1, translating to MRLSSSSSSTNTGFNDQSEEGEKKCLNSELWHACAGPLVSLPQLGIRVVYFPQGHSEQVSASINKEVDGAIPNYPGLQPQLICQLHNVTMHADVETDEVYAQMTLQPLTPQEQKDICLLPSELGTPSKQPTNYFCKTLTASDTSTHGGFSVPRRAAEKVFPPLDYSQTPPVQELIAKDLHGNEWKFRHIFRGQPKRHLLTTGWSVFVSAKRLVAGDSVIFIWNENNQMFLGIRRASRPQTVMPSSVLSSDSMHIGLLAAAAHAAATNSPFTIFYNPRASPSEFVIPLAKYAKAVYHTRVSVGMRFRMLFETEESSVRRYMGTITGISDLDPVRWPSSHWRSVKVGWDESTAGERQPRVSLWEIEPLTTFPMYPSPFSLRLKRPWSAGLPSFPGFKDGDMGMNFPMPWLRGGVGDQGLQSLNFQGVSPWMLPRLDNSNLCVQPDIYQVMAAAAMQDTGSLDPSKLPNQSFLQFQQNAPNISASLLQNQMLQQPHSHPSFLLNLPESSVVSQAQMLHQQLQGRHSFINHLQQPLTPQQLNPQFQDQVMKKSIPTSLQMGLTSESQFTPVQALSSTSQLQNFSNLIGNHMASSNNSSMQSILSSYSRKGTSPHMNLNGPHPLVSHSPAKRVALDPQLPSKVSQFGVPHLEELVTPNSKVSDLSALLPPFHGKEFLDFQGVANSHNNLMFGVGTDSSANMQSSMANLRNSGNENESLSMAYANPTFPSGSGTEFPLNSDMTSSSCVDESGYMQSSENVDQTNLTSRAFVKVHKSGSFGRSLDISKFSSYSELRSELARMFGLEGLLEDPQRSGWQLVFVDRENDILLLGDDPWQEFVNSVWYIKILSPLEVQQMGKEGLDLPDSAQNHLLSPSSNSCDDYMSRKDSRSGLNGIPSVGSLEY from the exons ATGAggttgtcttcttcttcttcttcaactaaTACTGGATTTAATGATCAGTCTGAGGAAG GGGAGAAGAAATGCTTGAATTCGGAGCTGTGGCACGCTTGTGCCGGCCCTCTGGTGTCGCTTCCCCAGCTCGGGATCCGGGTGGTTTACTTCCCTCAAGGCCATAGTGAGCAG GTTTCCGCCTCTATCAACAAGGAAGTAGATGGCGCTATCCCTAACTATCCCGGCTTGCAACCGCAGCTAATATGCCAACTTCACAATGTTACCATGCAC GCAGATGTTGAAACCGATGAAGTCTACGCTCAGATGACTCTGCAGCCACTTACCCCT CAAGAGCAGAAGGACATATGCCTACTGCCGTCAGAACTCGGCACTCCAAGCAAACAGCCAACAAATTATTTCTGTAAGACGTTGACTGCTAGCGACACCAGCACTCATGGAGGATTTTCTGTCCCTCGTCGAGCAGCTGAAAAAGTTTTTCCTCCTCTT GACTATTCTCAAACCCCTCCGGTTCAAGAATTAATCGCAAAGGATCTTCACGGCAACGAGTGGAAGTTCAGGCATATATTTCGAG GTCAGCCGAAGAGGCATCTCTTAACAACAGGTTGGAGCGTGTTTGTGAGTGCAAAGAGACTAGTTGCCGGAGATTCTGTTATTTTCATCTG GAACGAGAacaaccaaatgtttttggggATTCGGCGTGCCAGTCGACCGCAAACTGTCATGCCTTCATCAGTGCTGTCGAGCGATAGTATGCACATTGGGCTTCTTGCTGCTGCTGCCCATGCTGCGGCTACGAATAGTCCGTTCACCATCTTCTACAATCCCAG GGCGAGTCCATCGGAGTTTGTGATACCTCTCGCAAAATATGCCAAAGCAGTTTATCATACGAGAGTTTCTGTGGGTATGCGCTTTAGGATGCTTTTTGAAACTGAAGAATCCAGTGTCCGGAG GTATATGGGTACAATAACGGGTATCAGTGATTTGGATCCGGTTCGTTGGCCAAGCTCGCATTGGCGCTCGGTGAAG GTCGGATGGGACGAGTCGACTGCAGGGGAGAGACAACCTAGAGTTTCATTGTGGGAGATCGAACCTCTGACAACTTTTCCCATGTACCCGTCTCCGTTCTCCCTCAGATTGAAGCGACCGTGGTCAGCTGGACTGCCGTCATTTCCTG GTTTTAAAGATGGCGATATGGGTATGAATTTTCCGATGCCTTGGCTCCGTGGGGGTGTCGGAGATCAAGGCCTTCAGTCGCTAAATTTCCAGGGCGTATCCCCTTGGATGCTGCCGAGGCTAGACAATTCGAATCTCTGTGTACAACCCGATATTTACCAAGTAATGGCAGCCGCTGCAATGCAGGACACAGGGTCGTTAGATCCCTCGAAACTCCCCAATCAGTCCTTCCTGCAGTTTCAGCAAAACGCCCCCAACATTTCCGCTTCACTGCTACAGAATCAGATGCTGCAACAGCCCCACTCCCATCCGAGCTTCCTGCTGAACCTTCCGGAAAGCAGCGTCGTTTCTCAGGCTCAGATGTTGCATCAACAACTGCAGGGCCGTCATTCGTTTATCAATCATCTTCAGCAGCCGCTGACGCCTCAACAGCTGAATCCTCAATTTCAAGATCAGGTGATGAAAAAATCTATTCCGACTAGCTTGCAGATGGGATTGACTTCGGAATCTCAGTTCACGCCCGTGCAGGCCTTGTCGTCAACGAGCCAGCTACAGAACTTCTCCAACCTCATCGGAAATCATATGGCTTCGTCTAACAACTCTTCAATGCAAAGTATTCTAAGCTCATATTCCCGCAAAGGAACATCTCCGCACATGAACTTGAACGGACCTCATCCTCTCGTCTCTCATTCCCCGGCAAAACGAGTAGCGTTAGACCCGCAGCTTCCTTCCAAGGTTTCTCAGTTCGGAGTGCCCCATCTGGAAGAGCTGGTGACGCCTAATTCCAAGGTCTCGGACCTTTCGGCTTTGCTGCCTCCGTTCCATGGTAAAGAATTTTTGGATTTCCAAGGTGTGGCAAATTCTCACAACAATCTGATGTTCGGAGTAGGTACGGATTCGTCAGCTAATATGCAGTCCAGTATGGCTAACCTTAGAAACAGCGGAAATGAGAACGAGTCGTTGTCAATGGCATATGCGAACCCCACATTTCCAAGTGGCTCAGGCACTGAATTTCCTCTCAACTCGGACATGACTTCCTCCAGTTGTGTAGATGAGTCGGGTTACATGCAGTCCTCGGAAAACGTGGACCAAACAAACCTGACATCGAGAGCCTTTGTAAAG GTTCACAAGTCGGGGTCTTTCGGGCGGTCACTCGATATCTCCAAATTCAGCAGCTATTCTGAGCTGCGGAGCGAGCTTGCTCGCATGTTTGGACTCGAGGGCTTGTTGGAAGATCCTCAGAGATCAGGCTGGCAGCTTGTATTCGTTGACCGAGAGAACGATATTCTTCTCCTCGGCGATGATCCTTGGCA GGAATTCGTGAACAGCGTGTGGTACATCAAGATACTGTCGCCTCTTGAAGTGCAGCAAATGGGCAAAGAGGGCCTCGATCTTCCAGATTCGGCCCAAAATCATCTGCTCTCCCCCAGCAGCAACAGCTGCGACGACTACATGAGCAGGAAGGACTCCAGAAGTGGCTTAAACGGCATACCATCCGTAGGGTCTCTCGAATACTAA
- the LOC121755504 gene encoding auxin response factor 6-like isoform X2: MRLSSSSSSTNTGFNDQSEEGEKKCLNSELWHACAGPLVSLPQLGIRVVYFPQGHSEQVSASINKEVDGAIPNYPGLQPQLICQLHNVTMHADVETDEVYAQMTLQPLTPKDICLLPSELGTPSKQPTNYFCKTLTASDTSTHGGFSVPRRAAEKVFPPLDYSQTPPVQELIAKDLHGNEWKFRHIFRGQPKRHLLTTGWSVFVSAKRLVAGDSVIFIWNENNQMFLGIRRASRPQTVMPSSVLSSDSMHIGLLAAAAHAAATNSPFTIFYNPRASPSEFVIPLAKYAKAVYHTRVSVGMRFRMLFETEESSVRRYMGTITGISDLDPVRWPSSHWRSVKVGWDESTAGERQPRVSLWEIEPLTTFPMYPSPFSLRLKRPWSAGLPSFPGFKDGDMGMNFPMPWLRGGVGDQGLQSLNFQGVSPWMLPRLDNSNLCVQPDIYQVMAAAAMQDTGSLDPSKLPNQSFLQFQQNAPNISASLLQNQMLQQPHSHPSFLLNLPESSVVSQAQMLHQQLQGRHSFINHLQQPLTPQQLNPQFQDQVMKKSIPTSLQMGLTSESQFTPVQALSSTSQLQNFSNLIGNHMASSNNSSMQSILSSYSRKGTSPHMNLNGPHPLVSHSPAKRVALDPQLPSKVSQFGVPHLEELVTPNSKVSDLSALLPPFHGKEFLDFQGVANSHNNLMFGVGTDSSANMQSSMANLRNSGNENESLSMAYANPTFPSGSGTEFPLNSDMTSSSCVDESGYMQSSENVDQTNLTSRAFVKVHKSGSFGRSLDISKFSSYSELRSELARMFGLEGLLEDPQRSGWQLVFVDRENDILLLGDDPWQEFVNSVWYIKILSPLEVQQMGKEGLDLPDSAQNHLLSPSSNSCDDYMSRKDSRSGLNGIPSVGSLEY; this comes from the exons ATGAggttgtcttcttcttcttcttcaactaaTACTGGATTTAATGATCAGTCTGAGGAAG GGGAGAAGAAATGCTTGAATTCGGAGCTGTGGCACGCTTGTGCCGGCCCTCTGGTGTCGCTTCCCCAGCTCGGGATCCGGGTGGTTTACTTCCCTCAAGGCCATAGTGAGCAG GTTTCCGCCTCTATCAACAAGGAAGTAGATGGCGCTATCCCTAACTATCCCGGCTTGCAACCGCAGCTAATATGCCAACTTCACAATGTTACCATGCAC GCAGATGTTGAAACCGATGAAGTCTACGCTCAGATGACTCTGCAGCCACTTACCCCT AAGGACATATGCCTACTGCCGTCAGAACTCGGCACTCCAAGCAAACAGCCAACAAATTATTTCTGTAAGACGTTGACTGCTAGCGACACCAGCACTCATGGAGGATTTTCTGTCCCTCGTCGAGCAGCTGAAAAAGTTTTTCCTCCTCTT GACTATTCTCAAACCCCTCCGGTTCAAGAATTAATCGCAAAGGATCTTCACGGCAACGAGTGGAAGTTCAGGCATATATTTCGAG GTCAGCCGAAGAGGCATCTCTTAACAACAGGTTGGAGCGTGTTTGTGAGTGCAAAGAGACTAGTTGCCGGAGATTCTGTTATTTTCATCTG GAACGAGAacaaccaaatgtttttggggATTCGGCGTGCCAGTCGACCGCAAACTGTCATGCCTTCATCAGTGCTGTCGAGCGATAGTATGCACATTGGGCTTCTTGCTGCTGCTGCCCATGCTGCGGCTACGAATAGTCCGTTCACCATCTTCTACAATCCCAG GGCGAGTCCATCGGAGTTTGTGATACCTCTCGCAAAATATGCCAAAGCAGTTTATCATACGAGAGTTTCTGTGGGTATGCGCTTTAGGATGCTTTTTGAAACTGAAGAATCCAGTGTCCGGAG GTATATGGGTACAATAACGGGTATCAGTGATTTGGATCCGGTTCGTTGGCCAAGCTCGCATTGGCGCTCGGTGAAG GTCGGATGGGACGAGTCGACTGCAGGGGAGAGACAACCTAGAGTTTCATTGTGGGAGATCGAACCTCTGACAACTTTTCCCATGTACCCGTCTCCGTTCTCCCTCAGATTGAAGCGACCGTGGTCAGCTGGACTGCCGTCATTTCCTG GTTTTAAAGATGGCGATATGGGTATGAATTTTCCGATGCCTTGGCTCCGTGGGGGTGTCGGAGATCAAGGCCTTCAGTCGCTAAATTTCCAGGGCGTATCCCCTTGGATGCTGCCGAGGCTAGACAATTCGAATCTCTGTGTACAACCCGATATTTACCAAGTAATGGCAGCCGCTGCAATGCAGGACACAGGGTCGTTAGATCCCTCGAAACTCCCCAATCAGTCCTTCCTGCAGTTTCAGCAAAACGCCCCCAACATTTCCGCTTCACTGCTACAGAATCAGATGCTGCAACAGCCCCACTCCCATCCGAGCTTCCTGCTGAACCTTCCGGAAAGCAGCGTCGTTTCTCAGGCTCAGATGTTGCATCAACAACTGCAGGGCCGTCATTCGTTTATCAATCATCTTCAGCAGCCGCTGACGCCTCAACAGCTGAATCCTCAATTTCAAGATCAGGTGATGAAAAAATCTATTCCGACTAGCTTGCAGATGGGATTGACTTCGGAATCTCAGTTCACGCCCGTGCAGGCCTTGTCGTCAACGAGCCAGCTACAGAACTTCTCCAACCTCATCGGAAATCATATGGCTTCGTCTAACAACTCTTCAATGCAAAGTATTCTAAGCTCATATTCCCGCAAAGGAACATCTCCGCACATGAACTTGAACGGACCTCATCCTCTCGTCTCTCATTCCCCGGCAAAACGAGTAGCGTTAGACCCGCAGCTTCCTTCCAAGGTTTCTCAGTTCGGAGTGCCCCATCTGGAAGAGCTGGTGACGCCTAATTCCAAGGTCTCGGACCTTTCGGCTTTGCTGCCTCCGTTCCATGGTAAAGAATTTTTGGATTTCCAAGGTGTGGCAAATTCTCACAACAATCTGATGTTCGGAGTAGGTACGGATTCGTCAGCTAATATGCAGTCCAGTATGGCTAACCTTAGAAACAGCGGAAATGAGAACGAGTCGTTGTCAATGGCATATGCGAACCCCACATTTCCAAGTGGCTCAGGCACTGAATTTCCTCTCAACTCGGACATGACTTCCTCCAGTTGTGTAGATGAGTCGGGTTACATGCAGTCCTCGGAAAACGTGGACCAAACAAACCTGACATCGAGAGCCTTTGTAAAG GTTCACAAGTCGGGGTCTTTCGGGCGGTCACTCGATATCTCCAAATTCAGCAGCTATTCTGAGCTGCGGAGCGAGCTTGCTCGCATGTTTGGACTCGAGGGCTTGTTGGAAGATCCTCAGAGATCAGGCTGGCAGCTTGTATTCGTTGACCGAGAGAACGATATTCTTCTCCTCGGCGATGATCCTTGGCA GGAATTCGTGAACAGCGTGTGGTACATCAAGATACTGTCGCCTCTTGAAGTGCAGCAAATGGGCAAAGAGGGCCTCGATCTTCCAGATTCGGCCCAAAATCATCTGCTCTCCCCCAGCAGCAACAGCTGCGACGACTACATGAGCAGGAAGGACTCCAGAAGTGGCTTAAACGGCATACCATCCGTAGGGTCTCTCGAATACTAA